In the Caballeronia sp. LZ062 genome, one interval contains:
- a CDS encoding bifunctional transcriptional regulator/glucokinase yields the protein MSTGVHKAAPAASHADGPRLLADIGGTNARFALETAPGEIGQIRVYPGSDYPGIAEVMQQYLKDTKVGRVNHAAIAIANPVDGDHVKMTNHDWSFSIEATRRALGFDTLLVVNDFTALAMALPGLTDAQRVQIGGGARRQNSVIGLLGPGTGLGVSGLIPADDRWIALGSEGGHATFSPFNESEDLVTRYARRKYPHVSFERVCAGQGLELIYRAFAERDNVAVADTFTAADVTTRALEGEALALETVNCFCAILGTFAGNIAVTLGALGGIYIGGGIVLKLGELFHKSPFRERFESKGRFQQYLSGIPTYVITAEYPAFLGVSAILAEQLSNRANSGSSAVFERIRQMRDALTPAERRVADLALNHPRSIINDPIIDIARKADVSQPTVIRFCRSLGCQGLSDFKLKLATGLTGTIPVSHSQVHLGDTATDFGAKVLDNTVSAILQLREHLNFDNVERAIDILNGARRIEFYGLGNSNIVAQDAHYKFFRFGIPTIAYGDLYMQAASAALLGKGDVIVAVSKSGRAPELLRVLEVAMQQGATVIAITSSNTPLAKRATVALETDHIEIRESQLSMISRILHLVIIDILAVGVAIRRAAPQPSAKISEAVAQIRESSDDEAAAVLDWLSHGASGVAKE from the coding sequence ATGTCTACTGGTGTGCATAAGGCCGCGCCGGCGGCGAGCCACGCCGATGGACCGAGGCTGCTCGCCGACATCGGCGGCACGAACGCGCGCTTCGCGCTGGAGACGGCGCCCGGCGAAATCGGGCAAATTCGCGTGTATCCGGGTTCCGATTACCCCGGCATCGCGGAAGTCATGCAGCAATATCTGAAGGACACGAAGGTCGGCCGCGTGAACCACGCGGCGATCGCGATCGCCAATCCGGTGGATGGCGATCACGTGAAGATGACCAATCACGACTGGAGTTTTTCGATCGAAGCGACGCGCCGCGCGCTCGGCTTCGATACGCTGCTCGTGGTCAACGACTTCACCGCGCTCGCCATGGCGCTGCCCGGGCTTACCGATGCGCAGCGCGTGCAGATCGGCGGCGGCGCGCGGCGGCAGAACAGCGTGATCGGCTTGCTGGGTCCGGGCACAGGCCTGGGCGTGTCGGGTCTGATCCCCGCCGACGACCGCTGGATCGCGCTCGGCAGCGAAGGCGGCCACGCGACCTTTTCGCCGTTCAATGAGAGCGAAGACCTCGTCACGCGCTATGCGCGCCGCAAGTACCCGCACGTGTCGTTCGAGCGCGTGTGCGCGGGGCAGGGTCTGGAGCTGATCTACCGGGCGTTCGCGGAGCGCGACAACGTCGCGGTCGCCGACACCTTCACCGCCGCCGACGTCACCACGCGCGCGCTGGAAGGCGAGGCGCTCGCGCTCGAAACGGTGAACTGCTTCTGCGCAATCCTCGGCACGTTCGCCGGCAATATCGCGGTCACGCTCGGCGCGCTGGGCGGCATCTATATCGGCGGCGGCATCGTGCTCAAGTTGGGCGAGTTGTTCCACAAGTCGCCGTTTCGCGAGCGATTCGAGTCGAAAGGGCGCTTCCAGCAGTATTTGTCCGGCATTCCGACTTACGTCATCACGGCGGAATATCCGGCGTTCCTCGGCGTCTCCGCGATTCTGGCCGAGCAACTGTCGAATCGCGCGAACAGCGGTTCGTCGGCGGTGTTCGAGCGCATCCGGCAAATGCGCGACGCGCTCACCCCCGCCGAGCGCCGCGTGGCCGATCTCGCGCTGAATCATCCGCGCTCGATCATCAACGATCCGATCATCGACATTGCGCGCAAGGCGGACGTGAGCCAGCCGACGGTGATTCGCTTCTGCCGCTCGCTCGGCTGTCAGGGCCTCTCCGACTTCAAGCTGAAGCTCGCGACGGGTCTGACTGGCACCATTCCGGTCAGCCATAGTCAGGTGCATCTCGGCGATACGGCCACGGATTTCGGCGCGAAAGTGCTGGATAACACCGTGTCCGCGATTCTGCAGCTACGCGAGCACCTGAACTTCGATAACGTCGAGCGCGCAATCGACATTCTGAACGGCGCACGGCGCATCGAGTTCTATGGCCTCGGGAATTCGAACATCGTCGCGCAAGACGCGCATTACAAGTTCTTCCGCTTCGGCATCCCGACGATTGCGTACGGCGATCTGTACATGCAGGCGGCGTCCGCGGCGTTGCTCGGCAAGGGCGACGTGATCGTGGCGGTGTCGAAGTCGGGGCGCGCGCCGGAACTATTGCGCGTGCTCGAAGTGGCGATGCAGCAGGGCGCGACCGTCATCGCGATCACGTCGAGCAACACGCCGCTCGCCAAGCGCGCGACGGTGGCGCTGGAGACGGATCACATCGAAATTCGCGAGTCGCAGTTGTCGATGATCTCGCGCATCTTGCATCTCGTGATCATCGACATCCTCGCGGTCGGCGTGGCGATCCGCCGTGCGGCGCCGCAGCCGAGCGCGAAGATCAGCGAAGCGGTCGCGCAGATCCGCGAATCCAGCGACGATGAAGCCGCCGCTGTCCTCGACTGGCTGAGCCACGGCGCGTCGGGCGTGGCGAAGGAATAG
- a CDS encoding carbohydrate ABC transporter permease, whose amino-acid sequence MQPKMTISRAVIYAVLILFALYFLFPIYVMLSTSFKDLDQLRTGNLLTPPTHFTLAPWVKAWQEACTGVRCDGMEPFFMNSVRMVIPAVLISSIVGAFNGYVLTHWRFRGADAFFTMLLVGCFIPFQAILLPMARLQGFLGLSNTTSGLVLVHVIYGIAFTTMFFRNFYVSIPAELVKAARIDGAGFFTIFTKILLPVSLPIFMVCLIWQFTQIWNDFLFGIVFSGVDSMPITVALNNLVNTSTGVKEYNVDMAGAIIAALPTILVYMIAGRYFVRGLTAGAVKG is encoded by the coding sequence ATGCAGCCTAAGATGACGATCAGCCGCGCCGTCATTTACGCGGTGCTGATCCTTTTCGCGCTCTACTTCCTGTTCCCGATCTACGTGATGCTGTCCACGTCGTTCAAGGATCTGGACCAGCTTCGCACCGGCAATCTGCTTACGCCGCCCACGCACTTCACGCTCGCGCCGTGGGTCAAGGCGTGGCAGGAAGCGTGTACCGGCGTGCGCTGCGACGGCATGGAGCCGTTCTTCATGAACTCGGTGCGCATGGTGATTCCGGCCGTGCTGATCTCGTCGATCGTCGGCGCGTTCAACGGCTATGTGCTCACGCACTGGCGCTTCCGCGGCGCGGACGCGTTCTTCACCATGCTGCTCGTCGGCTGTTTCATCCCGTTTCAGGCGATTCTCCTGCCGATGGCGCGGCTGCAAGGCTTCCTCGGACTGTCGAACACGACGAGCGGCCTCGTGCTCGTGCACGTGATCTACGGCATCGCGTTCACGACCATGTTCTTCCGCAACTTCTACGTGAGCATTCCGGCCGAACTCGTGAAGGCGGCGCGCATCGACGGCGCGGGCTTCTTCACGATCTTCACGAAGATTCTCTTGCCCGTGTCGCTGCCGATCTTCATGGTCTGCCTGATCTGGCAGTTCACGCAAATCTGGAACGACTTCCTGTTCGGTATCGTGTTCTCGGGCGTGGATTCCATGCCGATCACAGTGGCGCTGAACAACCTCGTCAATACGTCGACGGGTGTGAAGGAATACAACGTGGACATGGCGGGCGCGATCATCGCGGCCTTGCCGACGATTCTCGTCTACATGATCGCAGGACGTTACTTCGTGCGCGGCCTCACGGCGGGCGCGGTGAAGGGTTGA
- the pgl gene encoding 6-phosphogluconolactonase: MIELRTFDDPRAHSDALAKAVSDALAASLAARGAASADASAAASGQSAHATLAVSGGTSPRPFLQTLSHEPLAWAHIDVTLVDDRWVPETDSASNARLVRETLLQDAGAAAYFLPLVDTSATLDAHVAALNADARRRLPDVAVLGMGEDGHTASIFADAPEWDFAISTQDRFVAVHPGSAPHARVSLSMSALKQVKQLFLFISGQKKLDVLNAALAARQKNAISTLANDEGVKLDVYWCA; the protein is encoded by the coding sequence GTGATCGAGCTTCGCACTTTCGACGACCCGCGCGCCCACTCGGACGCGCTGGCGAAGGCCGTCAGCGACGCGCTTGCCGCGTCGCTCGCGGCCAGAGGCGCCGCATCGGCCGATGCCAGCGCAGCCGCGTCAGGACAATCCGCTCATGCCACGCTCGCCGTATCCGGCGGCACGAGCCCGCGTCCGTTTTTGCAAACGCTCTCGCACGAGCCGCTCGCGTGGGCGCATATCGACGTGACGCTCGTCGACGACCGCTGGGTGCCTGAAACCGATTCCGCGAGCAACGCGCGCCTCGTGCGCGAGACGCTTCTGCAAGACGCGGGCGCGGCCGCGTACTTCCTGCCGCTCGTCGATACGTCTGCCACGCTCGACGCGCACGTCGCCGCGCTCAACGCCGACGCGCGCCGCCGTCTGCCGGATGTCGCCGTGCTCGGCATGGGCGAGGACGGCCACACGGCGTCCATCTTCGCAGATGCGCCCGAATGGGACTTCGCCATCTCCACGCAGGACCGCTTCGTCGCCGTGCATCCGGGCAGCGCGCCGCACGCGCGCGTGAGCCTGTCGATGTCCGCGCTGAAGCAGGTGAAGCAGCTTTTCCTCTTCATCTCCGGCCAGAAGAAACTCGACGTACTGAACGCGGCGCTTGCCGCGCGCCAGAAGAATGCCATCTCGACTTTGGCCAACGATGAAGGAGTGAAGCTCGATGTCTACTGGTGTGCATAA
- a CDS encoding porin produces the protein MKKALLAAAALLTFGAAAHAQSSVTLYGRLDAGLEYMNGVPTGAASNVTASRIRAESGDWGTSLWGLKGAEDLGGGNRAVFQLEGSFNTMTGQGPGGGGLFNRWATVGIANNSFGTVLLGRELFVSNGVWDFDPFGQSNWSSASLVRGRNWPQSSNNISYQSPKFAGFDFYGQYALSNATSWNGNGSTKQGREAGAYVTYTSPYFQIRGMYDEIRNPSNGTLGGAYNAINGGITGAGNANGNGVYAYSRECSAMANVFLGQFKVQAGYQAIRSSGMTGQLPGEPTTLDHEWGGVTWQASPAAALTAAVYHVNGNNGAGNATMYTVGGSYNLSKRTLFDLQVATVQNSKTANYGLNANNFGSAASTDNPFPGRSQTGVYAGIQHSF, from the coding sequence ATGAAGAAGGCTTTGCTCGCAGCGGCTGCGCTGCTGACGTTCGGCGCGGCGGCACACGCCCAGAGCAGCGTGACCTTATACGGCCGTCTGGACGCGGGACTCGAATACATGAACGGTGTGCCGACCGGGGCGGCTTCGAACGTCACGGCGAGTCGCATTCGCGCGGAGAGCGGCGACTGGGGCACGAGCCTCTGGGGCCTGAAAGGCGCGGAAGATCTGGGCGGCGGCAACCGCGCCGTGTTCCAGCTCGAAGGCAGCTTCAACACCATGACGGGTCAGGGCCCGGGCGGCGGCGGTCTCTTCAATCGCTGGGCGACCGTCGGTATTGCAAACAACAGCTTCGGTACCGTGCTGTTGGGCCGCGAACTGTTCGTGTCGAACGGCGTGTGGGACTTCGATCCTTTCGGCCAGTCGAACTGGTCGTCCGCTTCGCTGGTGCGTGGTCGCAACTGGCCGCAATCGAGCAACAATATCTCGTACCAGTCGCCGAAGTTCGCAGGCTTCGATTTCTACGGGCAATATGCGTTGTCCAACGCGACGAGCTGGAACGGTAATGGCAGCACGAAGCAAGGCCGCGAGGCAGGCGCCTACGTCACCTATACGTCGCCCTACTTCCAGATCCGCGGCATGTACGACGAGATTCGCAATCCGTCCAACGGCACGCTCGGCGGCGCGTATAACGCAATCAATGGCGGGATCACCGGCGCGGGCAACGCCAACGGCAACGGCGTCTACGCCTATTCCCGCGAATGCTCCGCAATGGCGAACGTGTTCCTCGGCCAGTTCAAGGTCCAGGCGGGCTATCAGGCCATCCGCTCGTCCGGCATGACCGGCCAGTTGCCCGGCGAGCCGACCACGCTCGACCACGAATGGGGCGGCGTGACGTGGCAGGCCTCGCCGGCTGCGGCGCTGACCGCCGCCGTCTATCACGTGAACGGCAACAACGGCGCGGGCAACGCGACCATGTACACCGTCGGCGGCTCGTACAACCTGTCGAAGCGCACGTTGTTCGATCTGCAAGTGGCAACCGTCCAAAACAGCAAGACGGCGAATTACGGCCTCAACGCGAACAACTTCGGTTCGGCCGCTTCCACGGACAATCCGTTCCCCGGCCGCAGTCAGACCGGCGTGTACGCGGGCATTCAACACTCGTTCTAA
- a CDS encoding ABC transporter substrate-binding protein, giving the protein MKVRKLMGALCAAGLLCGATASAVQAAEAVSVLHWWTSGGESKAVGVLKDDMTKQGYQWKDFAVAGGAGAAAMTALKTQVISGNAPSAAQIKGPLIQEWSEQGVLVPIDSVAGDWKKNLPPEIDKVIHADGHYVAAPFSVHRVNWLYINKAALDKAGGKVPTTWAEFFQVADKMKAAGIMPIAMGGQPWQDLTLWEDVVLSQGADFYKKAIVDLDQKTLTSDKMVSVFDTVRKIQGYFDSGRTGRDWNLATAMVINGKAGMQFMGDWAKGEFAGANKKAGTDYVCAAVPGTEKAYTFNVDSFVFFQQKGQKTATPGQLALAKTIMSPDFQEQFSLNKGSIPVRLGVKMDKFDDCAKKSYADEQTAIKSGGYVPSLAHGMAQGDAVAGAMTDVVTKFMNSSQDSKSAVQALANAAKTK; this is encoded by the coding sequence ATGAAAGTCCGTAAGCTCATGGGCGCGCTCTGCGCCGCAGGTCTTCTGTGCGGCGCGACGGCGTCGGCGGTGCAGGCTGCCGAGGCTGTTTCCGTGTTGCACTGGTGGACCTCGGGCGGGGAATCGAAAGCGGTCGGCGTGCTCAAGGACGACATGACCAAGCAGGGCTATCAGTGGAAGGACTTCGCGGTTGCGGGCGGCGCGGGCGCGGCTGCCATGACCGCACTGAAGACGCAGGTGATCTCGGGCAACGCGCCGTCGGCGGCTCAGATCAAGGGTCCGCTGATCCAGGAATGGTCGGAGCAAGGCGTGCTCGTGCCGATCGACTCTGTCGCCGGCGACTGGAAGAAGAATCTGCCGCCGGAAATCGACAAGGTCATCCATGCTGACGGCCACTACGTCGCAGCGCCGTTCTCGGTGCACCGCGTGAACTGGCTGTACATCAACAAGGCCGCGCTCGACAAGGCAGGCGGCAAGGTGCCGACGACCTGGGCCGAATTCTTCCAGGTGGCCGACAAGATGAAGGCCGCCGGCATCATGCCGATCGCGATGGGCGGCCAGCCGTGGCAAGACCTGACGCTGTGGGAAGACGTCGTGCTGTCGCAGGGCGCGGACTTCTATAAGAAGGCCATCGTCGATCTGGACCAGAAGACGCTGACGTCCGACAAGATGGTGTCGGTGTTCGACACCGTCCGCAAGATCCAGGGTTACTTCGATAGCGGCCGCACCGGCCGCGACTGGAACCTCGCCACGGCCATGGTCATCAACGGCAAGGCCGGCATGCAGTTCATGGGCGACTGGGCGAAGGGCGAATTCGCCGGCGCGAACAAGAAGGCCGGCACGGACTACGTCTGCGCCGCGGTGCCGGGCACGGAAAAGGCCTACACCTTCAACGTCGACTCGTTCGTGTTCTTCCAGCAGAAGGGCCAGAAGACGGCTACGCCGGGCCAGCTCGCGCTCGCGAAGACCATCATGTCGCCGGACTTCCAGGAACAGTTCAGCCTGAACAAGGGCTCGATCCCGGTGCGTCTCGGCGTGAAGATGGACAAGTTCGACGACTGCGCGAAGAAGTCCTACGCTGATGAACAGACGGCGATCAAATCGGGCGGTTATGTTCCGTCGCTCGCGCACGGCATGGCTCAGGGCGACGCTGTCGCGGGCGCCATGACCGACGTCGTGACCAAGTTCATGAATTCGTCGCAGGATTCGAAGAGCGCGGTGCAGGCGCTCGCGAACGCCGCCAAGACGAAGTAA
- a CDS encoding sn-glycerol-3-phosphate ABC transporter ATP-binding protein UgpC: protein MASLSIRDVYKTYPNGVPVLKGVNIDIEDGQFLILVGGSGCGKSTLLNMIAGLETVTKGDIQIDGKTVNNLSPKDRDIAMVFQSYALYPSMSVRDNISFGLNIRKVPKDEQKKIVDRVSETLQIGHLLDRKPGQLSGGQRQRVAMGRALARDPVMFLFDEPLSNLDAKLRIEMRSEIKLLHQRLGTTIVYVTHDQIEAMTLGDRIAVMKDGIVQQFGAPQEIYDSPSNLFVAGFIGAPPMNFISGKLVEAGAGVGLQLDTGVARNVLKLPFDAAKLRGKVGQDVVLGLRPERITDARSAHNVEDASLQPMEVRVDVIEPTGPDTLVFAQVNGKRIVSRVHPASNPQPLSNMTLLFDVSKAVLFDPKTEERLA, encoded by the coding sequence ATGGCAAGCCTTTCCATCCGTGACGTGTACAAGACCTACCCGAACGGGGTGCCGGTTCTCAAGGGCGTCAACATCGACATCGAGGACGGACAGTTCCTGATCCTCGTCGGCGGCTCGGGCTGCGGCAAGTCCACGCTGCTCAACATGATCGCGGGGCTGGAGACCGTCACCAAGGGCGACATCCAGATCGACGGCAAGACGGTCAACAACCTCTCGCCGAAGGACCGCGATATCGCGATGGTGTTCCAGTCCTACGCGCTCTACCCTTCCATGAGCGTGCGCGACAACATCTCGTTCGGCCTCAACATCCGCAAGGTGCCGAAGGACGAACAGAAGAAGATCGTCGATCGCGTGTCGGAGACGCTGCAGATCGGCCATCTGCTCGACCGCAAGCCGGGGCAGCTGTCGGGCGGTCAGCGTCAGCGTGTCGCCATGGGCCGCGCGCTCGCGCGTGATCCGGTCATGTTCCTCTTCGACGAACCGCTCTCGAACCTCGACGCCAAGCTGCGTATCGAGATGCGCTCGGAGATCAAGCTGCTGCATCAGCGCCTCGGCACGACCATCGTCTACGTGACGCACGATCAGATCGAAGCCATGACGCTCGGCGACCGCATCGCGGTGATGAAAGACGGCATCGTGCAGCAGTTCGGCGCGCCGCAGGAAATCTACGATTCGCCGTCGAACCTCTTCGTCGCGGGCTTCATCGGCGCGCCGCCGATGAACTTCATCAGCGGCAAGCTGGTCGAGGCCGGCGCGGGCGTCGGCCTGCAACTGGACACGGGCGTCGCGCGTAACGTGCTGAAGCTGCCGTTCGATGCCGCGAAGCTGCGCGGCAAGGTCGGTCAGGACGTCGTGCTCGGCCTGCGCCCGGAGCGCATCACGGACGCTCGCAGCGCGCACAACGTCGAAGACGCGAGCCTGCAGCCGATGGAAGTGCGCGTCGACGTAATCGAGCCGACCGGCCCGGACACGCTCGTGTTCGCGCAGGTGAACGGCAAGCGCATCGTGTCGCGCGTGCACCCGGCGAGCAATCCGCAGCCGTTGTCGAACATGACGCTGTTGTTCGATGTGTCGAAGGCAGTGCTGTTCGATCCGAAGACGGAAGAGCGGCTGGCGTAA
- a CDS encoding sugar ABC transporter permease translates to MTASLSGTAEKTPHQPRRASPTAALADRWIPKLVLAPSIVIALVFVYGFIAVTGYLSLSESRLMPRYEFAGFDRYRQLFANDVWWTSAANLGWFGIPFIAICVGLGLFLAILLDQKIRNEGALRAVFLYPMALSFIVTGTAWQWILNPSLGIEKVFHDWGWTSFTFNWLGDPDKAIFCVVIAAVWQSSGFVMALFLAGLRGVDGEIFKAAQVDGATLPTIYRKIVIPSMRPVFFSVLLILCHITIKTFDLVVALTAGGPGTSSSLPAIFMYTFSFNRGQLGVGAASSMMMLATVVAVLVPLMYLESRSTRNAA, encoded by the coding sequence GTGACTGCCTCCCTCAGCGGTACCGCGGAAAAAACTCCGCACCAGCCCCGCCGCGCTTCACCTACGGCGGCGCTTGCCGATCGCTGGATTCCCAAGCTGGTGCTCGCTCCCAGCATCGTGATCGCGCTCGTGTTCGTGTATGGCTTCATTGCCGTCACAGGGTATCTGTCGCTGTCCGAATCGCGACTGATGCCGCGCTACGAGTTCGCCGGTTTCGACCGATACCGGCAACTCTTCGCCAACGACGTCTGGTGGACGTCCGCCGCCAACCTCGGCTGGTTCGGCATTCCGTTCATCGCCATTTGCGTCGGTCTCGGCCTCTTCCTCGCGATTCTGCTCGACCAGAAAATCCGCAACGAAGGCGCGCTGCGCGCGGTCTTTCTCTACCCGATGGCGCTTTCGTTCATCGTGACCGGCACCGCGTGGCAATGGATTCTGAACCCCAGCCTCGGCATCGAGAAGGTGTTCCACGACTGGGGCTGGACGAGTTTCACCTTCAACTGGCTCGGCGACCCGGACAAGGCGATCTTCTGCGTCGTGATCGCGGCGGTCTGGCAATCGAGCGGCTTCGTGATGGCGCTCTTCCTCGCCGGCCTGCGCGGCGTGGACGGCGAAATCTTCAAGGCCGCGCAAGTGGACGGCGCGACGCTGCCGACCATCTACCGCAAGATCGTGATTCCGAGCATGCGCCCGGTGTTCTTCTCCGTGCTCTTGATTCTCTGCCACATCACGATCAAGACCTTCGACCTCGTCGTCGCGTTGACGGCGGGCGGACCGGGCACGTCGTCGTCGCTGCCGGCCATCTTCATGTACACGTTCTCGTTCAACCGGGGACAACTGGGCGTCGGCGCCGCTTCGTCGATGATGATGCTCGCCACGGTCGTCGCGGTTCTCGTGCCGCTCATGTATCTGGAATCGAGGAGCACCCGCAATGCAGCCTAA
- the zwf gene encoding glucose-6-phosphate dehydrogenase: MQSDSNFIFVLFGGTGDLSMRKILPALFEAHRAGMLAASGKIVAVARGAQAPGEYLAWVEEHVKPHVSKKGPDETAWRSFLERIEYVQLDLGRAEDFVVLRDALAKYDGTRVFYLATGPSLFVPICRALSEVALNQNARIVLEKPLGYDLKSSNAINDAVGEIFQEEQIYRIDHYLGKEPVQNLLALRFGNALFEPLWRREWVESIQVTIAEELGVEARGDFYDNTGALRDMVQNHLLQLLSIVTMEPPHSMDSDSVRDEKLRVLRALKPIDERDISRVAVRGQYHAGVIRGASVPAYATEAGVRADSNTETFVALKVEIENWRWAGVPFFLRTGKRLADRVAEIVVNFRPVPHSALGANALRAGANRLVIRLQPNETIRLYCLAKQPGEGMNLASVHLDLAFDQFFKEGQMEAYQRLLLDVIHGRLALFVRRDEQEAAWRWVEPILNAWAASTNKPKPYAAGTWGPAASSAMLAQHGTCWLEEEN, translated from the coding sequence ATGCAAAGCGACTCGAATTTCATCTTCGTGCTCTTCGGCGGGACCGGCGATTTGTCGATGCGCAAGATTCTTCCGGCGCTTTTCGAAGCGCACCGGGCGGGCATGCTGGCCGCGTCGGGCAAGATCGTTGCCGTGGCGCGCGGCGCCCAGGCGCCCGGCGAATACCTCGCATGGGTCGAGGAGCACGTGAAGCCGCACGTGTCGAAGAAGGGCCCGGACGAAACGGCGTGGCGCAGCTTTTTGGAGCGCATCGAATACGTGCAGCTCGACCTGGGCCGCGCGGAAGACTTCGTGGTGCTGCGCGACGCGCTCGCTAAATACGACGGCACGCGCGTCTTCTATCTCGCGACCGGGCCGTCGCTCTTCGTGCCCATTTGCCGTGCGCTGTCGGAAGTCGCTCTGAACCAGAACGCACGCATCGTGCTGGAAAAGCCGCTCGGCTATGACCTGAAGTCGTCGAACGCCATCAACGACGCAGTCGGCGAGATCTTTCAGGAAGAGCAGATCTACCGCATCGACCATTACCTCGGTAAGGAGCCGGTGCAGAACCTCTTGGCGCTGCGCTTCGGCAATGCGCTCTTCGAGCCGCTGTGGCGGCGCGAATGGGTCGAAAGCATTCAGGTCACCATCGCGGAAGAACTCGGCGTGGAAGCGCGCGGCGACTTCTACGACAACACCGGCGCGTTGCGCGACATGGTTCAGAATCACTTGCTGCAACTGCTTTCCATCGTGACGATGGAGCCGCCGCACTCGATGGATTCCGACTCCGTGCGCGACGAAAAGCTGCGCGTTCTGCGCGCGCTGAAGCCGATCGACGAGCGCGACATCAGCCGCGTCGCCGTACGCGGGCAGTATCACGCGGGCGTGATTCGCGGCGCATCCGTGCCGGCTTACGCGACGGAAGCCGGCGTGCGCGCGGACAGCAACACCGAAACCTTCGTCGCGCTGAAAGTCGAAATCGAAAACTGGCGCTGGGCGGGCGTGCCGTTTTTCCTGCGCACCGGCAAGCGCCTCGCGGATCGCGTGGCGGAGATCGTCGTGAACTTCCGGCCGGTGCCGCATTCCGCGCTCGGCGCCAATGCGCTCCGCGCGGGCGCGAACCGCCTCGTGATCCGCCTGCAGCCAAACGAGACCATTCGCCTCTACTGCCTCGCGAAGCAGCCGGGCGAGGGCATGAATCTCGCAAGCGTCCATCTGGACCTCGCGTTCGACCAATTCTTCAAGGAAGGGCAGATGGAGGCGTACCAGCGGCTGTTGCTGGACGTGATCCACGGGCGGCTCGCGCTCTTCGTGCGTCGCGACGAGCAGGAAGCCGCGTGGCGCTGGGTCGAGCCGATTCTGAACGCGTGGGCGGCGTCGACGAACAAGCCCAAGCCGTATGCGGCGGGCACGTGGGGACCGGCGGCGTCGAGCGCGATGCTCGCGCAGCATGGCACGTGCTGGCTGGAAGAAGAGAATTGA